The following are encoded in a window of Chthoniobacterales bacterium genomic DNA:
- the gndA gene encoding NADP-dependent phosphogluconate dehydrogenase, which yields MKKCDIGLIGLAVMGENLVLNMESRGFTVAVFNRTTSVVEAFEAGRGAGKNFVFAKSLPDFVAALERPRKAQIMVKAGAPVDAVIEQLIPLMEPGDIIIDGGNSLWTDTQRREKYLKEKGIHFFGVGVSGGEEGALKGPSIMPGGSAEGWKALAPIYTKIAAIAEGEACCRHMGPDGAGHYVKMVHNGIEYGDMQLICEAYAMFKAAGLSNAQMADVFDEWNGGDLQSYLIQITAVALRQTDPETGKDLVDVILDRAGQKGTGRWTIINAT from the coding sequence ATGAAAAAGTGTGACATCGGACTGATTGGCCTCGCCGTGATGGGCGAGAACCTCGTGCTCAACATGGAGAGCCGCGGCTTTACCGTCGCTGTTTTCAACCGGACGACCAGCGTGGTCGAGGCGTTTGAAGCTGGACGTGGCGCGGGTAAAAATTTCGTCTTCGCCAAGAGCCTGCCCGACTTTGTGGCCGCTCTGGAGCGTCCGCGCAAGGCGCAGATCATGGTCAAGGCCGGTGCGCCGGTCGATGCGGTCATCGAGCAACTCATTCCGCTGATGGAGCCGGGCGACATCATCATCGACGGCGGCAATTCCCTTTGGACCGACACCCAGCGCCGCGAGAAATACCTCAAGGAAAAGGGCATTCACTTCTTCGGAGTCGGCGTCAGCGGCGGAGAGGAAGGCGCGTTGAAAGGCCCGTCGATCATGCCCGGCGGTTCCGCCGAGGGCTGGAAGGCGCTCGCCCCGATTTACACGAAGATCGCCGCGATTGCCGAGGGCGAGGCCTGCTGCCGCCACATGGGCCCGGACGGCGCGGGACATTACGTGAAGATGGTGCACAACGGCATCGAATACGGCGACATGCAGCTGATCTGCGAGGCCTATGCGATGTTCAAGGCCGCAGGCTTGTCGAACGCGCAGATGGCCGACGTGTTCGACGAATGGAACGGAGGTGACCTGCAGAGCTACTTGATCCAGATCACCGCGGTGGCGCTGCGCCAGACAGACCCCGAAACCGGCAAGGACCTGGTCGACGTGATCCTGGACCGGGCTGGGCAGAAAGGCACCGGCCGCTGGACCATCATCAACGCGACCG
- a CDS encoding polysaccharide biosynthesis/export family protein, whose amino-acid sequence MKIPSAVRCFFAALFFGTSALLAQDAPLRSGDTIEIRIGGVPASEISQITASYVVDNQGSVNLAYINKVSVGGKTAAQAADAIESAYKAAEIFTNPTITISTQGLGRFVNVGGEVKAPSRVAYTPDLTLMSAINAAGGPTEFANMRKVRLSRGKELMVVDTKKILSNPALDIPVKPGDQIFVEQSFF is encoded by the coding sequence ATGAAAATCCCCAGCGCAGTTAGATGTTTCTTTGCCGCCTTGTTCTTCGGAACGAGTGCCTTGCTCGCCCAAGACGCACCGTTGCGTTCCGGTGACACAATTGAAATCCGAATTGGTGGCGTTCCAGCCTCAGAGATTTCTCAGATCACGGCGTCGTATGTGGTGGACAACCAGGGCTCTGTGAACCTCGCTTACATCAACAAGGTGTCGGTTGGAGGAAAAACCGCTGCCCAGGCCGCCGATGCCATCGAGTCGGCCTACAAAGCTGCGGAGATTTTTACTAATCCCACTATCACCATCAGCACTCAGGGACTCGGGCGTTTCGTGAACGTCGGTGGGGAAGTCAAAGCTCCCAGCCGCGTCGCTTACACTCCCGATCTGACCCTCATGTCCGCCATCAACGCCGCTGGTGGACCCACGGAATTTGCCAATATGCGGAAAGTCCGCCTGAGCCGTGGCAAGGAATTAATGGTCGTCGATACCAAGAAAATTCTCAGTAATCCCGCGCTCGACATTCCGGTCAAACCCGGCGATCAGATTTTTGTCGAGCAGTCGTTCTTCTAA
- the pgsA gene encoding CDP-diacylglycerol--glycerol-3-phosphate 3-phosphatidyltransferase, giving the protein MNWANRLTVARFFLTIAFVMAMTSGWTYTHTLALAIFVVASVTDYLDGWVARKYSMQTPFGALMDPLVDKIMTAAAFICLIPLGAIPAWVAVVIISREFVITGLRLLASSQGRVLVAESIGKHKTGWQIATIIFFLLEYSVAELFPKLAQNASALRLAEIGESISLIAAVGLTIYSGISYLWRHRAIIQVE; this is encoded by the coding sequence ATGAATTGGGCCAATCGCCTCACAGTCGCCCGGTTTTTCCTCACCATCGCGTTCGTCATGGCGATGACTTCGGGCTGGACTTACACACATACCTTGGCGCTGGCGATTTTCGTGGTGGCGAGTGTGACCGATTATCTCGACGGCTGGGTGGCCCGGAAATATTCTATGCAAACTCCATTTGGCGCATTGATGGACCCGCTCGTGGACAAGATCATGACGGCGGCTGCGTTCATTTGCCTGATTCCGCTCGGAGCCATCCCGGCGTGGGTCGCGGTGGTGATCATCAGCCGCGAATTTGTCATCACCGGGCTGCGCCTGCTGGCGAGCAGTCAGGGACGAGTGTTGGTCGCCGAATCCATCGGGAAACATAAGACGGGCTGGCAGATTGCGACGATTATTTTCTTTCTGCTCGAATATTCTGTGGCCGAGCTTTTTCCCAAGCTGGCGCAGAACGCCAGCGCACTTCGTCTCGCAGAGATCGGTGAATCCATCTCCCTGATCGCCGCTGTGGGACTGACGATTTACTCAGGAATCAGCTATCTTTGGCGTCACCGCGCCATCATTCAAGTCGAGTGA
- a CDS encoding molybdenum cofactor biosynthesis protein MoaE — translation MTRDPLAPPAPVWSSTAGAILDFYGVVRGLEGENAIAGLEYESYLAMAESQLRKIAEETLIHFALEDVTLIHRVGFVAAGEPSLFLRVTAGHREEAFAGSREIIERLKREVPIWKNPIQSQAL, via the coding sequence GTGACTCGCGACCCTCTCGCGCCGCCCGCGCCCGTGTGGTCGTCCACCGCGGGGGCGATTCTGGATTTTTATGGCGTCGTTCGCGGTCTGGAGGGAGAAAATGCCATCGCCGGACTCGAGTATGAGTCGTATCTGGCGATGGCCGAGTCGCAGTTGCGCAAGATCGCGGAGGAAACGCTGATCCATTTTGCCCTGGAGGACGTCACGTTGATTCATCGTGTCGGCTTCGTGGCCGCAGGCGAGCCGTCGCTTTTTCTGCGGGTGACCGCCGGGCATCGCGAGGAGGCGTTTGCGGGGAGTCGTGAAATCATCGAGCGCCTGAAACGGGAGGTTCCCATTTGGAAAAATCCCATCCAGAGTCAGGCATTATGA
- a CDS encoding polysaccharide biosynthesis tyrosine autokinase, with amino-acid sequence MSDNSEIKLHFLDYWRVIRVRSGIILLAFLLVVITASVTTYFMPKEYQSAVMMEIQPDTANMNVFRPGDPSSYAGSDPKFIATQFQIIQQKEILYPVIDEMDLGKAWSPNDPIPRERLYFMLKGMLNMQEVRNTSLIQIIVSSGKPKEASDIANKIAEVYQRRRVDELNTVTIKSLAKLQDEVDKQQRKVDEAHELVAKLRSENHIIDTAPDSMADPGSIDVTTVGVITNDVTKLESTVDTLRNQIDGIDKLTDEDLMRGLAQLNIPDSIVSARLQSYQAAVAERERLLSSGLAKKHPEIQALDSQMTVFSEQIKKQMSSIRSTLVANLRTAEANLESLRTQLRGSQNNVESNKVKMSEYAEAKYRYINAKELLKAASTKLQTETIEKGMPRNPAKIWAKAEPATAPSKPNIPLNILLGVVVGLVVGIGLAFFIEYLDTSVKTLDDVESFLGLPVLAVIPKNIKLLHREATDSADAEAYRILRTNIEFNRKSADYNSITFVSGGPGEGKSTTLANLAVTCAQGGYNVLIVDADLRRPTQHTVFGTSNAVGLSNYLTTDLQLEDVIIPSNIENLHIMPSGILPSDAVGILNSQRMSDLIADVKTRYDIVLFDAPPILGVSDASVLASEVDLTVIVVQHRRFPRSMLLRVKQSVLNVGGNLLGVVLNNVDVRHDQGYQYYTSYNDYYSVQTKPRKKGRAKASASVSSGNDGEDY; translated from the coding sequence ATGTCTGACAACAGCGAAATCAAGCTCCATTTTCTCGACTATTGGAGGGTCATCCGGGTTCGTTCCGGCATCATTTTACTAGCGTTTTTATTGGTCGTCATCACCGCTTCGGTGACGACTTATTTCATGCCGAAGGAGTACCAATCGGCTGTGATGATGGAGATTCAGCCTGACACGGCGAACATGAACGTGTTTCGTCCAGGCGATCCTTCCTCTTACGCCGGCTCTGATCCGAAGTTCATCGCGACCCAGTTCCAAATCATTCAGCAGAAGGAAATTCTCTATCCCGTCATTGATGAAATGGACTTGGGCAAGGCCTGGTCGCCGAATGATCCGATTCCCCGCGAGCGGCTCTATTTTATGCTGAAGGGCATGCTCAACATGCAGGAAGTCCGCAATACGAGTTTGATTCAAATCATCGTCAGCAGCGGCAAGCCCAAGGAGGCGTCGGACATTGCTAATAAGATCGCCGAAGTGTATCAGCGCCGCCGTGTGGATGAGCTAAACACGGTCACGATCAAGTCATTGGCCAAGTTGCAGGACGAAGTGGACAAGCAGCAACGCAAAGTGGACGAAGCCCACGAACTTGTGGCCAAGCTCCGGAGTGAGAACCATATCATCGACACCGCACCGGATTCCATGGCTGATCCGGGAAGCATCGACGTCACAACGGTGGGTGTAATTACCAATGACGTCACGAAGTTGGAAAGCACCGTCGATACTCTGCGCAACCAGATCGACGGCATCGACAAACTCACCGATGAGGACCTCATGCGCGGTCTGGCTCAGTTAAATATCCCCGACAGCATTGTTTCTGCCCGACTTCAGAGCTATCAAGCGGCCGTCGCCGAGCGCGAGCGCCTGCTCAGTTCTGGACTGGCCAAAAAGCATCCCGAGATTCAGGCGCTCGATTCGCAGATGACCGTTTTCAGCGAGCAAATCAAAAAGCAGATGTCCAGCATCCGCAGCACTTTGGTTGCTAACCTGCGAACCGCCGAGGCCAACCTAGAGTCCCTGCGCACTCAACTCCGGGGTAGCCAAAACAATGTTGAATCCAACAAGGTCAAGATGTCTGAGTACGCCGAGGCGAAGTATCGTTACATCAACGCCAAGGAACTCCTCAAGGCAGCCTCCACCAAGCTCCAGACGGAGACCATCGAGAAAGGCATGCCTCGCAATCCAGCCAAGATTTGGGCCAAAGCCGAGCCTGCCACCGCGCCGAGCAAACCCAATATTCCACTCAACATTCTCCTCGGAGTCGTCGTCGGTCTGGTGGTTGGCATCGGACTCGCCTTCTTCATCGAATACCTCGACACCAGTGTGAAAACCTTGGACGACGTCGAGAGTTTCCTCGGCCTGCCCGTGCTGGCGGTCATCCCGAAAAATATCAAACTCCTCCACCGCGAGGCGACCGATTCGGCGGACGCGGAGGCCTATCGCATCTTGCGCACGAACATTGAATTCAACCGCAAAAGCGCCGATTACAACTCCATTACCTTCGTCAGCGGCGGTCCGGGTGAGGGCAAATCCACCACATTGGCCAACCTCGCCGTCACCTGTGCGCAGGGCGGTTACAACGTCCTGATCGTGGACGCCGATTTGCGCCGCCCGACCCAGCACACTGTCTTCGGAACGAGCAATGCGGTCGGCTTGAGCAATTATCTGACGACCGACCTGCAACTCGAGGACGTCATCATTCCCTCGAACATCGAGAATTTGCACATCATGCCCTCCGGCATCCTCCCGTCGGATGCGGTCGGCATTTTGAACTCCCAGCGCATGTCGGATTTGATCGCCGACGTGAAAACCCGCTACGACATTGTGCTTTTTGACGCGCCGCCAATCCTCGGCGTCAGCGATGCCTCGGTGCTCGCCAGCGAAGTTGATTTGACCGTCATCGTTGTGCAACACCGCCGTTTCCCGCGCTCCATGCTGCTGCGCGTGAAACAATCCGTCCTCAACGTCGGCGGCAACCTGCTCGGCGTCGTCTTGAACAACGTCGATGTCCGCCACGATCAGGGCTACCAGTATTACACCAGTTACAACGACTATTATTCCGTGCAAACCAAGCCCCGCAAAAAAGGCCGGGCCAAGGCTTCCGCCAGCGTTTCCTCTGGCAACGACGGAGAAGATTACTAA